Within the Flavobacterium sp. CG_23.5 genome, the region AAAAATTGATTTTAAATTCCAGGCTTGTAAAAGATTCATTTTCTCCTATTATCGTAGAATGTGCCGTACCAATAGCGGCATCTGCTAATTCACACAATAGACCTCCGTGAACAGTGCCTTGTTGATTACCATGTATTTCATGATCGGCTGCAATTTCAACGGTGGCTTTACCATGGTCAATCTCAATGATATTCATTTTTAATGTTTTTGATATTGCTGTCGGATACTTCATGCTTGTTACATGATTTTTTAATGTACCCGTCATCATTTTTTTTAGATATTCTAATACAGATATTTTAATCATCTTTTAGTTTTTTATTTCTTTGCTAAAATTTAACAGGCTCCAAATTGATATTAAAAGAAAGATTAATTAGAAAAGTATTTGACTGGCAATTAATCTTTGATAATAATCCTCTTATTCATCAAAAGCAGAATGTTTTATTAATTTATGAAAACCATGTTGATATAAAAAAGACATTCTTGATTGAGGTCTTATTGTACACTGTTGTTTCATTAAAATGTGCATTTTATTTTTGAATTCAAGCCGTGGAAGTTTTAATATAATCTTGCTCATCGTTTCTGCAGGGAAATTTTCGTAATATTGTCCGATAACATCAATTGCAGCCCCTTTGTTTAACAGGTAAGCTTCGGGTAGATTTTTTGAAACTTTAATGTTTAAATGTAATGCTATAGCATTTTGGATTGTTTCTATTTTATCTTTTTCCATTTGTTCTAAACTTTCGAGAAACAAACCCGTTTCAATCGCGCTTTCAATTGCAAAGCAATTACAATTTGCATGTTTGTTTTGATAACCGGAGGTAAGCCCTATGTCGTGTAGTAAAGATGCAATAGCCAATAGTTCTTTGTCAAAAACAATGTTTTCTTTTTTACTGTAAATATTTCCGAAAATATAAGTTCTAAAACAATGATTGATTAAAAATTGCTGATGAGTATCTTTCAAAAATTCTATTGTATGTTTTATAATTGCCGAATCGGGCATTTTAAAATCATTTTCATTTGATAAAAATAATTTTGGGTTAGACTTATTATTTTTTTGTTTTTCTGTGAAGGCTTGGAATGAAAAATATATTTTAGCGAAACCATCTAAGTTACCAGCTGTTTTGTTGCCCCAGTTAAAATCCCCTATCATAATTCTAATTTTTAGTGTTACTAAATAATTTGCTGTTACTCATTTATTGTCTCTTTTATTTTAAATTCAGCGGTTATTTGCTTAATTCTTTGTTCCAGGTTTCCTTGTTTATACAATTCAGAATTTTCAATAGTTTTTGCCCATTCCATAAATTCAGGTCGATGTTGTTCTTTTCTACTCGTTCTAGTGTTTATAGGTACAAGCCTTGTTCTCATAATTGCTTTTAGATGATTTTGTTTTTCGTTCATCATTTGTGTTTCAACGAGAAGAAACTCATTATCAGCAATCAATAAAGTGGATTGTATTGTTATAACTTCATTATAAAGTGCGGGACGTAAATAAGCTATTTCATGTCCTCCGACTAACCAAGCTATATCTTTCTTGTAGTATTCGGATAAGTTCAGGTTATGATACTCTTTTAAATGATCTTCTCTAGCATTTAAAAAATAGTCAATATATCTGGCATTATTTAAATGTCCGAATAAATCACAGTCATTGAAACGAACTGTATATACTGAGTTGGGATTTTTATTCATTTGTATAAATTTTATTATTGTAAAAAGTTAATTTCTTAAAATTGGATTTATATATTTGAAAATCAATATTGCTCGTTAGCATTAGGAAAATCAGCTGCTTTTACATCGTTTGCAAACTGACCAATAGCCGTAATCATATCTTCGTAAAGGTTCATATATCGGCGCAGGAAACGTGGACTAAATTCGTGAGTCATTCCTAGCATATCATGCAAAACTAATACTTGCCCATCTACGCCGCTGCCAGCTCCAATTCCGATTACCGGAATAGAAATACTTTGTGCCACTTTTGTTGCTAAACTTGCAGGCACTTTTTCTAAAACTATGGCAAAACATCCTGCTTCTTCCAATATTTTAGCATCTTCAAGTAATTTATTTGCTTCGGTTTCTTCCTTGGCTCGAACGGTATAAGTCCCAAATTTATAAATGGATTGCGGTGTTAATCCCAAATGTCCCATTACTGGAATCCCTGCATTTATAATTCGTTTAATCGATTTTTTCACTTCGCGACCGCCTTCCATTTTTACTGCATGGGCACCGCTTTCTTTCATAATTCTAATCGCAGAATGTAAAGCCAATTTTGAATCCGATTGATAGGAACCAAAAGGCAAATCGACGACGATTAATGCTCTTGTACACGCTCTTACAACGCACGAAGCGTGGTAAATCATTTGATCTAGGGTAATAGGTAAGGTTGTTTCGTGTCCCGCCATCACATTACTTGCGGAATCACCAACTAAAATAACATCAATACCGGCAGTATCTACTATTTTTGCCATCGTATAATCGTATGCGGTTAGCATAGATATTTTTTCACTATTTACTTTCATATCAGAAAGTGTTTTGATGGTAATACGCTTGTATTCTTTTTTTGCTACTGACATTTGTTATAATTTTAAGTATAAATCACTATCTAGTTTAATAAAATGTATTTCTCCGCTCATCATTGCCGGAACAATTAATTGATCATCTACTATGATGAAATCGGCTGGACCTGAAATTGGTTCTAATGTTGAGATTTTAGTAACTCTGTTAGAATTGTAAATTCCAATTCCTTGAATAATTCCTTTTTGTGCAAATGCAATCCAGTTACTGACATACAATACATCTTTGCTGATAAATATTCCATCATAGTATCCTTTCAAAGTAGTTATTTGAGTGAATGTATTGTCTTTTAAATTGATGTATCCAATAACGCCATTTGCTTTATTGTCACTTCCAAAACCATTTACATAAATACGACTTGCTTTTTGGTAGCAAAACAATCCATTGATACCCGAAATGGTTACATCCGTTTTAATTTCAGAATAGGATTTATCTACTAAATTGACTTTGTATAATTTGTTTTTATCGGTTGCGGAAACATATAAGGTATTGTTGTCCCAAACTGCAATGTCATTTAGGAAAGAAGTATCTTTACTAAAGTCGATTTCATATAATTTAATTCCTGTTTTAAGGTCGATTGCCAGAAGTCTATCGATATCATTTACAAATAAAATACCTTTATTTATAGCTAGTCCTTTTGGAGCGTCTAATTTTTCTTTTATGAAAGTAGCGTCCAGTATTTGCCCTTTTTTGTCAAGTTTTAGTATTTTTCCATCGCCATCTTTTGCAGCAGGATTTAATTCTTTCCCTATATCAGCGGCATAAAGAAATTTACCATCGGTTGCAATACTTTCAACGTGATTGAAACCAGAAACAGTTTTTGTAGTTTGAGCATTGGTATATACTACAATAGATAGGAACATTATTAAACTGGATTTTATTAAATTTTTCATCGTTTTCTTTTTTTATGTTTAAAAATCACTGCGCCAGTACTTTATATTCTTTTTTTAATTGATTTATTGCGCTGTCAAAATGGGGAGTTGATATTTGAAATAATTTGGCCTCGTCAATAATATATTTCACTAACGAATTGATTTCTGTAGGTTTGCTTTTTTCCAAATCTAATTGAAAAGATGATTTTACATGTCCGTTAAAATTGCCCAATAATGTTATGTTGTTTAGAATTGTATTATCATCAATAGTAATATTTTTGGCTCTAGCCAATTGCATTAATTCAGAGATAAGATTAATAAAGAGATATTCTGATTTAGTGTTTTCAAGTATTTCAGAAAACGTTATTTGAAAAAGTGCTGTAACAATAGCCGCCGGAGAAACAAACATAAATTTCTTCCATATTACAGTTTTTACATTAGTGGTGTAAGTAGCATCTATACCGGCATTGTTAAAGATCATTGCGATATTTTCTCCCTTACTATTTTCTCCATCAGTTCCAAAAATAAATTTTGCTGGACCACTAACGTGTTCTATCTTTCCCGGCTTGATACTATTTGAAGCTATATAGATACTACCTTCCATAAGAGTTGCCCCTTTTGGTAAATATGGAGTTATAGATTCTTTACCATTTACTGTATTTTGGGTTGTAATTATTGTTGTATTTGGTGTTAAACAGTTTGCATATTCTTGGAGTACATCGGTTACAGAGAAGTTTTTTGTACAAATAATAAATATATCGATTGTCCCTATTTCTACAGGATTGTTAGAAGTTAAAGTTGGTACACATTTATATAAAAAATCATTAGAGAGCAACCGTAATCCTTTTTTGTTGATTACCTCGTAATTTTCACCTCTGGTAATAAATACAATATCTATATTTTCAATATTCGAATAATAATGTGCTAGTTTACCACCAATAAACCCACCAATACCTCCGATACCAGCTATTGCTATTCTTGTTTTATTTACTTGTTTCATCGGTTTATTTTTGATTGTTTGATTGTGATGTTGCACATGATAATTAGTGAAATAAAGTATTTCCCTAACAGTAATTTTGCCTAAAATTGGATGGGGACAATTGTACATTTCCAATTCTTCTTCTGACCAATATTTCAAATTTAAAATTAAGACTGCAAGTGCATTTTTCCCTTGGCTAACCAATTCCTCAATATTTGTTTCCAGATGTATTTTTGGAATAAATGCACCCGTCGCTTTTACTCCATCTTCTAAAGCATTTTTATACATCATAATACTTTTTTCATAGTTTATAGATGCTCTTTCAGAAAACCCGAAATTGGATTGGATGCTTGATTTTGGTAGTGCCAAATAGTTACTTAGTCGTAACAATGCAATAGTGATGTGTTCCACATTTTGAGACACAGACCATTTATGGTTAATTGAAATTGTTGGATTTGGCAGCTGAATTGCGGTTTCCCAAAACACTGAATGTGCTGTGTTGAGATTGTTTATTATTTCGGATTTATTCAACATTGTTTGGTTTTTTAAGGAATTCTTCAGTAAAATGTTCGTTGTGTTGTGGTTTAGAAAATTTTTCAACATTGTAGGCGATTGAATTTCCCTTTGGAATAGAAAGTGAAATCCAATTTTTATTGCAAATCATTTTACCGATATACACAATTTGTCCAATATGATATGGATAGTGAGCCAGTTGTCGATTAATGGCTTCCGTAATAGAATGACCTTGATTTCTGATGTAGATTGTTTTTGAAAAATCATCTTCTTGTAGAGAATTTAGAGTATTGAAAAGACAATTCCAGCCTTCATTCCATTTCTGCATTAATTCTTCTTTAGATTTAATGTCATTGTCAAATTCTGAATCACGTTTCCTCCATTTTTTTTCTCCATCCGAAGTCAAAAAATCTGTCCAACGAGATAACATATTACCATTAAGGTGTTTTACAATAATGGCTATACTATTACTTTCTTTATTGTATTGCCAAAACAATTTTTCGTCCGGCAATTGAGCTATAGTTTTATCGCCTAACATTTTGTAATACTCAAACTGCTTTTTTGTACTTTCTAAATAATCTGTTTTCATAGTTTTACGTTTTATGTGATTAAATTTATTTAAGAACTCGCATGTATTGAATCCAAGGACCAACTTCAGCTTGATACTGTTTAGCAATAACACGAACGATTTGAGAGGTATGGTTTAGATCATGCACCACCCATGCAGAAATTAATTGTGACAAGGTAACTGAACCTAATTCTGGATGGGTAGCTGTTTTAGATAATTGTTCGTTTGTTATTTTTAAAGAATGTAAAGCTGCTATGCTCGTAGCGCGAATTTGAACGAAATCATTCAATAATTGGTTAAGTGTTTTGCCTTTGCTTTTTTCGAGTTGGGCGAATCTATCGAGCGGTTCGAAATTTCGTACCACAAAATCAGAAAGGGCAACTTCAATACGAGGAATCCAGTTAGATTCATCGCAATGAATTAAATGACCAATTACATCGTAAGGTGACCAAGTATCGCTGCCTTCATTTTTTAAAGTCCAATTATCATTAAGATTGCGTAAAAGCGAATGAAGCGCCTTAGGTGTTCGTTCAAGAATTTCTATAGAATCACTTAGAGAGAATTTCATATGTAGATAATTTTAAGATTAGATTTTTTCGATTACAATTGTTGATGCACCGCCACCGCCGTTACAGATAGCCGCTATTCCATATTTGCCACCGTCTTGTTGCAGGACTGAACCAAGTGTGCAAATAATACGTAGACCAGAAGCTCCCAAATAATGCCCTATAAATTCACCACCATATATATTTACCTTATTAATATCAAAATCAAGGGTTTTTGGACTGGCTAAAATGACAGTAGCATAGGCTTCGGTTATTTCAATAAAATCAACGCCGTTAATTGTAAGCTTTGCCTGTTTTAATGCTTTTTTGATTGCAATTAATGGAGCTGTAGTAAAACATTCTGGTGCTTGTGTTGCATCAGCATACGAAATAATTTTTGCTAAAGGTTTTAAGTTATATTTTTCAGCCGCTTCTTTAGAAGCTAATAAAATTGCTGCTTCGGCATCATTTAAATTGCTGGCATTAGCAGCAGTTATACTTCCATTTTTATCGAAATAAGGATTGAGTTTAGAAACCTTTTCAGGAATGACTTTATTAATATCTTCATCATCATTGATGATGGTTTCTCCCATTTTGCGAGTTATTTTTATAGGTACAATTTCATTTTTAAATTTACCTTCTTTAGTTGCTTTTTTTGTTTTTGAATAAGATGAAAGAGCATATTCATCTTGTTGCTTGCGAGATAATCCATATTTTTTCGCATACATTTCTGCATTATTACCCTTATAAACCGCACAAATTGTATTTGGATCTATAGTAACAGATTGATAAGCTTCTTTGATTGCTAAAGCTTCTAATTGTTTTGATGAATATTTCTCAAGATTTTCTAAAAATCCGCCAATTGGAGCACGTTTAGCAGCTATGATATATACTTCGTTCGTCATTAATTTAATTTTTAGTTTATTATATAATATACCAATCGGTATATTATTTTTTAAATTTTTTTAGGCTTTTAACTCTTTAATCATTTTTTCTAAAAAATCCATAGTGAAATTTAGCACTGTTGAATCACCAGTAACTTTAGCTTGCATAACAGCACCTTCGATAAGCGACATTAAGATTGCTGAAAATTCAGCCGCATTTGTGGTGGCTTTAATCTCATTTGTTTTAATTCCAATTTCAATATATTGTTCTAAAGATGTTTGCCATAACTTAAGGGCATTTACCGCTTTTTTTCTTAACATTGGATGCGTGTCGTCAGCTTCAGAAGATGTATTTAATATTGGGCATCCTGCCTTCAGAAATGATAACTTTAGAAAATTTCTGTATGTTTCAGTATAAACCAAAAGTTTATCAATCATTTTTGGTCTAGCTTCAATTTTTAGTCTAATATAAGATACAATTGCGCCAAAATTATGATCAAAAGCAGCTAAAGCTACTTCATCTTTGTTTTCGAAATTACCATAAATACTGCCTTTGGTTAAACCAGTAGCATGCATTATGTCATTCATAGAAGTACCCATATATCCTTTGGCATTGAATATTGGAGCTGTTTTTTCGATTATGAATTGTTTTGTACGTTCTGCTTTTGACATTATCAAATGGTATTAATTTAATACAAATATAATTAAAATATACCATATGGTATATTTTTTTTAAAAAAGATATTTAAACTAGTTTTGTTATTAATGATTAATGGTTGGATTCAAAAGTTAGTGAAAAATGCTTACACTTGGAGAAAGCAATTATTTTTCCCCTATTTTAGCAAAAAATACTTACTACCATTGAAAAGAAATTAATGGGGGAGTTGTTTCGAAGAATTGAAAGCTGCAGGAACAAAAGGCGATAGTATAAACGCGTGTGGCGAGTTGTACCGTTCTGGAAATGGCTATTACCTAGTTTCAGCCAATGATTTCAAAACGAAATCGGCTATTGATGAATTTCGGTTTTGGTACTTTCTAGAATTTCTTAGGCCGCTTTCTAATATACTCTTTGGGCGATTTATGATAATTAAAGACAGGACATTTAATTGATTTAAAGCAATTAAATGCACAAACTAGTTATGTTAAAATATTTTTGTAATTTCATAATTTGGAACTGAAGATTGGAATAATTGCTAATTTTATTTTTTACATTTTATTCCTTTTTATTGTGGTATTAGGCTTTGTGAAAATAGTATAGTTTTAATTTAATTAGTTTGCCTTACCTACTGCTGAACACACTATTTTTATTGCTTCACTTCAACAACTTAGTAATTTAGAATTCTTTCGTTTATTGACTAGTAAGCGGATTTGCTATTGGATATGGTTATAAAAATTTAATCAACTTTACGCATACTACCATAAACTGATTAGTTGCAAAAAGCGATTTAGAAGATTTACTGATGCGAATTTAGTTTGTTTTCTTTCCGACGTTACAAGCAAAGCAGAAATTAACACCCAGATTCATAATTGACTTCTCTTCAACGCCGTGATTAATTCTACCAAATCGACTACAGCATAAGTTGAAGCATAGTCTGATACAGCATATGGCAAAATTAAGCTGTTATTGTGAATAATCGAACCGCAGGAGTACACGACATTGGGTACATATCCTTCCCGTTCATCCTCAAGTGGCGAGAGCAATGGCTCTTTTAGCCTTCCTATTTCCTTCGAAGGATCATCAAGATCAAATAGCGAAGCGCCTATGCAATAGCGTCTCATGGCGCCAACCCCATGAGTAATGACCAACCAGCCTTCTTCAGTCCATAGTGGCGAACCGCAGTTTCCAAGTTGTATAAATTCCCACGGATAGCGGGGCTGCTGAATCATAACTGGATTATTCCATTGCGTTGGCCGATCAGAATACATAAGGTAATTATTTATACCATCAATTCTGGATAGCATGGCATATTTTCCATTGATTTTTCTCGGGAATATTGCCAAATTTTTATTTTGAGCTCCGGCTCCGTGTAACGGCAGGACACGGAACGAATAAAAGTCTTCAGTAACAATCAGTTTTGGAAGAATTGTATGTCCATTATAGGCGGTATATGTTGCGATTATTTTTTCCGATTTATCATCATCCATAAAGCGCACAAAACGAGCATCTTCAATACCGCGACTTTCAGCATCTGAAATGGGAAATATAACACGTTCTGTGATATCAGAATCGTGTTTGAATTGTAAATCATAAAATGAATCTGCCAACCAAAGTATTTCCTCAAGTGCGGTTCTCCTTTCTTGGCGAATCGTTTGGTTGTTTAAGGCTTTATTTATCAAATTTTTTAACACTGAATACTCAAATTGATCAGGTAGTTCTAGCATAATTTGGGCGCAATATTTATCTGAAGTATGCATTTCTGCCAACTTAGAGATAAATCGTTTTTTGTTAAATAATCTTTTGTGTGTAATATCTGCTTTGTCAATATTACTTCCAATTTTCAGTATGTGGAGGTCATTATTTTTATCTAGTATTCCTCTTCTAAAGACGATCGACGAGATATGACCTTCCCCTGTTGCACGAAAAGATATGATGATGCGCTTCTCTCCGTTTTGGAGATTTGATTGATCAAAATCTTCAACAATGGAAGGATTAAAAAAGGCAGCAGATTCTATTGCATATTCCATTGTGCAATAGGAACCGATAAGCATCTTTCGTTCATTTGATAGGCTGTCATAATTGATTTTCATCCCTTCTATTAAGGCTTTAATTTTTTCGCAATTTTTAAAAAATGTATGTGAAATATTCCGATGTCGTCTGGCAAACTCCTGAAGTGTGTGCTCTAAGGAGTCCGTCACTTGTTTTTCATTCAATATCATTATATGACTTAGCATTTTTTGAGTAGGTTCAATACCATTCATAAAATACCGAGCAACAACTCTACGACAATCAGGAACAAATTTTATGTTTTTTCTAATAACAGTAACTCGCATAATTTTGTATTTAAATTATAGTGAAATAAATTTCCTTTATTATGGATTACGTAAACGTCGTTATTATAGGTTAGTGCTCGCTCTTTCAAGTTTTAAATAATTCTGTTAGCGGACTTTTTAAAATACATATAGTTACTCTTTACCCTAAAATTTTTTAAACGTTTAGTTGCTCAAACGAATTGGTTAATTAAGGAGATTATATTATTGAAATGATAAATCAAACAGATTTACTTAATCTAACACTATCTTGTTGATTTTTCAAATTTTTATTTGTTTTTACAACAAATTGTTTTAAAAAGGGGGCACTTATAATATTCAAATTTTAACTTCACGACTATATCAAAATTACAAAATAATAATATTAAAATAAAGTATAACTACCTGCTTTAAAGCAGGTGTTTTTTGTTACATCAGAATATTGAAATTTAAATATTCATTTCGATTAGTTCTCCCTTGCCGGAAATCAGTTGCCAAGCAGCGAACCAATCGGGCAATTTTTTTTTCTTTTACAAGATTTATAATTTTTTAGGGGGAACGTAAATAGATCTCCTTCAAGTTCTTCAATGCCTATTTACTATGTCAATTTTTTACCTCATTGCGCTCTTTTCGATTGGAAATAACTCTGTCCACAATCATCTGGTATTTTAATTTATTCTGAATATCATATATATTATCTAAAATTATATATGAGTATCAAACTATTATTAAATTATCGTAGCATGAATTTAATTATAAAATTAAGCCGGTTTTTCCTATTTAATTCTTAAAACATAGTTCAAACTTTATATTTCGAACCTTGTTAAAATTTATTGATGAACTTTCAAATCCATCTCGTTTGAAAAATCTTATGAAAATCGACTTACTAAATTCATTTAACACTACTTTCATCAAAAATTGAATATCGGTTCTGTTTTTTTTATATATTAGTATTATTGTTTTGTAATACTTTGATTTACAATCGAGTAAATGTTAAATTAGTAGTAAAGGTTTTGTAAATAATAGTTATAATTTCTCTAAATTTTGTCACCCACAAGTTAATTCTAAAGTCATGAGTAAAACAAAAACAAAAACTGAAAAAAAACAAAGCGCAAACACCACAAAGTCAAAATCAAGTGTTGCTACTTCTTTACGAGAACTCTTTATTGACTCTCTAAAAGACATTTATTGGGCCGAAAAAGCTTTGACCAAGGCGATACGAAAAATGGTAGAAAGCGCTACTTCCAAAAAATTAATGGAATGTTTAGAAGCACATTTAACCGAAACTGAACAACAGATAAAAAGGTTGGAAGAAATTTTTAATATTCTTGGAGAAAAGGTTGTCGCCAAAAAGTGTGTTGCTATGGAGGGATTAATCGAAGAAGGAAAATCTATAATGGATGAAACTGCCGAAGGTCCTGTTCGAGATGCAGGAATTATAGCAGCTGCCCAGAAAGTTGAACATTATGAAATTGCTACCTATGGTACTTTAATATCCTTTGCAAAAACTTTATATGAAGTTGAAGTTGCAGATATCTTAGCTCAAACCTTGGAAGAAGAAAAACAAGCAGATGAAACCTTAAGCGATGCGGCATATAGTTCTATCAATTTTGATGCTGCAATGGCCGATGAAAACTAATACTTACGACCTCTAAATTTAAGATTCAATTGGGTAAAATGATTTATCAGTGTCTATGATAACGAGGAACCCTTAATAAGAATGCTCATTGTAATTCTTAATTAAGGGTTTTTTACCATTATCTGGATAAATTTAATTTTAAGTGAAAATATAAAAAATAAATAAGATGAAAACTTTAACGACTAAATCAAAAATAGTATTTCTTTCAACTTACCCACCTACACAATGTGGCATTGCTACTTTTACTGAAGATACAATTAATGCAATAAGCAAGGCTTATGGTAAAAGTATTGATTGTGAAATTTG harbors:
- a CDS encoding PaaI family thioesterase, producing the protein MIKISVLEYLKKMMTGTLKNHVTSMKYPTAISKTLKMNIIEIDHGKATVEIAADHEIHGNQQGTVHGGLLCELADAAIGTAHSTIIGENESFTSLEFKINFFRPVWKDSLKAIAKPVQSGKTITVYNCEIKSTDGKTIALATSTVMTLRGDKAIGR
- a CDS encoding HD domain-containing protein yields the protein MIGDFNWGNKTAGNLDGFAKIYFSFQAFTEKQKNNKSNPKLFLSNENDFKMPDSAIIKHTIEFLKDTHQQFLINHCFRTYIFGNIYSKKENIVFDKELLAIASLLHDIGLTSGYQNKHANCNCFAIESAIETGLFLESLEQMEKDKIETIQNAIALHLNIKVSKNLPEAYLLNKGAAIDVIGQYYENFPAETMSKIILKLPRLEFKNKMHILMKQQCTIRPQSRMSFLYQHGFHKLIKHSAFDE
- a CDS encoding acyl-CoA thioesterase; this encodes MNKNPNSVYTVRFNDCDLFGHLNNARYIDYFLNAREDHLKEYHNLNLSEYYKKDIAWLVGGHEIAYLRPALYNEVITIQSTLLIADNEFLLVETQMMNEKQNHLKAIMRTRLVPINTRTSRKEQHRPEFMEWAKTIENSELYKQGNLEQRIKQITAEFKIKETINE
- the panB gene encoding 3-methyl-2-oxobutanoate hydroxymethyltransferase, whose product is MSVAKKEYKRITIKTLSDMKVNSEKISMLTAYDYTMAKIVDTAGIDVILVGDSASNVMAGHETTLPITLDQMIYHASCVVRACTRALIVVDLPFGSYQSDSKLALHSAIRIMKESGAHAVKMEGGREVKKSIKRIINAGIPVMGHLGLTPQSIYKFGTYTVRAKEETEANKLLEDAKILEEAGCFAIVLEKVPASLATKVAQSISIPVIGIGAGSGVDGQVLVLHDMLGMTHEFSPRFLRRYMNLYEDMITAIGQFANDVKAADFPNANEQY
- a CDS encoding 2-dehydropantoate 2-reductase — translated: MLNKSEIINNLNTAHSVFWETAIQLPNPTISINHKWSVSQNVEHITIALLRLSNYLALPKSSIQSNFGFSERASINYEKSIMMYKNALEDGVKATGAFIPKIHLETNIEELVSQGKNALAVLILNLKYWSEEELEMYNCPHPILGKITVREILYFTNYHVQHHNQTIKNKPMKQVNKTRIAIAGIGGIGGFIGGKLAHYYSNIENIDIVFITRGENYEVINKKGLRLLSNDFLYKCVPTLTSNNPVEIGTIDIFIICTKNFSVTDVLQEYANCLTPNTTIITTQNTVNGKESITPYLPKGATLMEGSIYIASNSIKPGKIEHVSGPAKFIFGTDGENSKGENIAMIFNNAGIDATYTTNVKTVIWKKFMFVSPAAIVTALFQITFSEILENTKSEYLFINLISELMQLARAKNITIDDNTILNNITLLGNFNGHVKSSFQLDLEKSKPTEINSLVKYIIDEAKLFQISTPHFDSAINQLKKEYKVLAQ
- a CDS encoding DUF1572 domain-containing protein; translated protein: MKTDYLESTKKQFEYYKMLGDKTIAQLPDEKLFWQYNKESNSIAIIVKHLNGNMLSRWTDFLTSDGEKKWRKRDSEFDNDIKSKEELMQKWNEGWNCLFNTLNSLQEDDFSKTIYIRNQGHSITEAINRQLAHYPYHIGQIVYIGKMICNKNWISLSIPKGNSIAYNVEKFSKPQHNEHFTEEFLKKPNNVE
- a CDS encoding DinB family protein, with amino-acid sequence MKFSLSDSIEILERTPKALHSLLRNLNDNWTLKNEGSDTWSPYDVIGHLIHCDESNWIPRIEVALSDFVVRNFEPLDRFAQLEKSKGKTLNQLLNDFVQIRATSIAALHSLKITNEQLSKTATHPELGSVTLSQLISAWVVHDLNHTSQIVRVIAKQYQAEVGPWIQYMRVLK
- a CDS encoding thiolase family protein, which encodes MTNEVYIIAAKRAPIGGFLENLEKYSSKQLEALAIKEAYQSVTIDPNTICAVYKGNNAEMYAKKYGLSRKQQDEYALSSYSKTKKATKEGKFKNEIVPIKITRKMGETIINDDEDINKVIPEKVSKLNPYFDKNGSITAANASNLNDAEAAILLASKEAAEKYNLKPLAKIISYADATQAPECFTTAPLIAIKKALKQAKLTINGVDFIEITEAYATVILASPKTLDFDINKVNIYGGEFIGHYLGASGLRIICTLGSVLQQDGGKYGIAAICNGGGGASTIVIEKI
- a CDS encoding TetR/AcrR family transcriptional regulator, whose translation is MSKAERTKQFIIEKTAPIFNAKGYMGTSMNDIMHATGLTKGSIYGNFENKDEVALAAFDHNFGAIVSYIRLKIEARPKMIDKLLVYTETYRNFLKLSFLKAGCPILNTSSEADDTHPMLRKKAVNALKLWQTSLEQYIEIGIKTNEIKATTNAAEFSAILMSLIEGAVMQAKVTGDSTVLNFTMDFLEKMIKELKA
- a CDS encoding glycoside hydrolase family 130 protein, translated to MRVTVIRKNIKFVPDCRRVVARYFMNGIEPTQKMLSHIMILNEKQVTDSLEHTLQEFARRHRNISHTFFKNCEKIKALIEGMKINYDSLSNERKMLIGSYCTMEYAIESAAFFNPSIVEDFDQSNLQNGEKRIIISFRATGEGHISSIVFRRGILDKNNDLHILKIGSNIDKADITHKRLFNKKRFISKLAEMHTSDKYCAQIMLELPDQFEYSVLKNLINKALNNQTIRQERRTALEEILWLADSFYDLQFKHDSDITERVIFPISDAESRGIEDARFVRFMDDDKSEKIIATYTAYNGHTILPKLIVTEDFYSFRVLPLHGAGAQNKNLAIFPRKINGKYAMLSRIDGINNYLMYSDRPTQWNNPVMIQQPRYPWEFIQLGNCGSPLWTEEGWLVITHGVGAMRRYCIGASLFDLDDPSKEIGRLKEPLLSPLEDEREGYVPNVVYSCGSIIHNNSLILPYAVSDYASTYAVVDLVELITALKRSQL
- a CDS encoding ferritin-like domain-containing protein, whose protein sequence is MSKTKTKTEKKQSANTTKSKSSVATSLRELFIDSLKDIYWAEKALTKAIRKMVESATSKKLMECLEAHLTETEQQIKRLEEIFNILGEKVVAKKCVAMEGLIEEGKSIMDETAEGPVRDAGIIAAAQKVEHYEIATYGTLISFAKTLYEVEVADILAQTLEEEKQADETLSDAAYSSINFDAAMADEN